A window of the Lolium perenne isolate Kyuss_39 chromosome 7, Kyuss_2.0, whole genome shotgun sequence genome harbors these coding sequences:
- the LOC127315406 gene encoding uncharacterized protein: MTQPSPSSSTAPAAAPDDPTSLAPGFRFHPTDEELVSYYLKRKVLGRALKVDAIAEVDLYKLEPWDLPARSRLRSRDSQWYFFSRLDRKHANRARTNRATAGGYWKTTGKDREVRHGARIVGMKKTLVFHAGRAPKGERTNWVMHEYRLEGDGAAGIPQDSFVVCRIFQKAGPGPQNGAQYGAPFVEEEWEADEDDDVGLLPVERDAVVEHEAPGAMEKGYLQMTDLIQDLAGHNENGGVALPVSDTSNNSNQSEDVEGNSGDILNDPNIGSNFLQYVHPAGQNNLTVNENMFSNANGGEFLNSSTPSDEFLELKDLEFPLDNGSTIWPSDAWAWKTPYASDAVNGANNEVLPIMGEQPFQPDELAQLLQTLQDDSSPLGSTITDLPHSSVTNSFKPEDDLLFFDAPFDSTMLSDAFTQPNRFLSSPATNLSGMDMVDDGMPYYDAVEDNLFNDMMCSVHQSAGSSSHVFKGPVLTQEVNNTTYTYGPTQKVLEPNFVVGTPSATRLPEAGSQLNCVALPDSQPKNSSIGKRFVRMLDSISAPPAFAAEFPANLRNTVSFSTEVIISRQDKWSVQKDEGVELLFSTAIQPNNRIHCGGCNTVTAVLRGGFCLFFFLSAIMLLVSYEVGLCIYGK; this comes from the exons ATGACCCAGCCCTCGCCGTCCTCCTCCACGGCGCCAGCCGCCGCGCCGGACGACCCGACGTCCCTCGCCCCGGGCTTCCGCTTCCACCCCACCGACGAGGAGCTCGTCTCCTACTACCTCAAGCGCAAGGTGCTGGGCCGCGCGCTCAAGGTCGACGCCATCGCCGAGGTCGACCTCTACAAGCTCGAGCCCTGGGACCTGCCCGCCCGCTCGCGCCTCCGCAGCCGCGACTCGCAGTGGTACTTCTTCAGCCGCCTCGACCGCAAGCACGCCAACCGCGCGCGCACCAACCGCGCCACCGCCGGGGGCTACTGGAAGACCACGGGCAAGGACAGGGAGGTGCGCCATGGGGCAAGGATCGTGGGGATGAAGAAGACGCTCGTCTTCCACGCAGGGCGCGCGCCCAAGGGCGAACGCACCAACTGGGTCATGCACGAGTACCGCCTCGAGGGCGACGGCGCCGCTGGGATCCCGCAG GATTCATTTGTCGTGTGCCGGATCTTCCAGAAAGCCGGCCCTGGTCCACAGAATGGGGCGCAGTACGGAGCGCCCTTTGttgaggaggagtgggaggccgACGAGGATGATGACGTTGGTCTGCTGCCCGTGGAAAGAGACGCTGTTGTCGAGCATGAGGCTCCTGGCGCTATGGAGAAAGGGTATCTTCAGATGACCGATCTAATTCAG GACTTGGCTGGCCATAATGAGAATGGTGGTGTTGCTTTGCCAGTTTCTGACACTTCAAACAATAGCAACCAATCTGAAGATGTGGAAGGAAATTCAGGGGACATTTTGAATGATCCAAATATTGGATCTAATTTTCTTCAGTATGTTCATCCTGCAGGACAAAACAATCTAACGGTTAATGAAAATATGTTTTCTAATGCCAATGGTGGAGAGTTTCTAAATAGTTCTACCCCCAGTGATGAATTCCTGGAACTGAAGGATTTGGAGTTTCCTTTAGACAATGGTTCCACCATCTGGCCTTCTGATGCTTGGGCCTGGAAAACACCTTACGCCTCAGATGCTGTAAATGGGGCCAACAATGAGGTTCTTCCAATCATGGGTGAACAGCCTTTCCAGCCAGATGAGTTGGCGCAGTTGTTGCAGACATTACAAGATGACTCCTCTCCTTTGGGCTCAACCATCACTGATCTCCCACATTCTTCTGTTACAAATTCCTTTAAGCCAGAAGATGATCTGTTGTTCTTTGATGCACCCTTTGACTCCACAATGTTGAGTGATGCGTTTACACAGCCAAATAGATTTCTCAGCTCCCCAGCAACCAATCTATCTGGCATGGACATGGTGGATGATGGTATGCCATACTATGATGCAGTGGAGGATAACTTATTTAATGATATGATGTGCTCTGTACACCAGTCAGCTGGGAGCAGTTCCCATGTTTTTAAGGGGCCTGTTCTTACTCAAGAG GTCAACAATACCACCTATACATATGGTCCAACTCAAAAGGTTTTAGAACCTAATTTTGTAGTTGGTACCCCATCAGCCACTAGGTTACCTGAAGCTGGTAGTCAGTTAAATTGTGTTGCTTTGCCAG ATTCTCAGCCCAAGAATAGCTCTATTGGAAAGCGTTTTGTAAGGATGCTGGATTCAATCTCGGCACCCCCTGCCTTTGCAGCAGAGTTCCCAGCCAACCTTCGCAACACAGTCAGCTTCTCTACTGAAGTAATCATATCTAGACAAGACAAGTGGTCCGTCCAGAAGGATGAAGGTGTGGAGCTGCTCTTCTCCACAGCTATCCAGCCCAATAACCGCATACACTGCGGTGGCTGCAACACAGTGACTGCGGTGCTGCGTGGTGGCTTctgcctctttttcttcttgtcagCCATAATGCTCCTGGTGAGCTACGAGGTTGGCCTGTGCATCTATGGCAAGTAG
- the LOC139833672 gene encoding uncharacterized protein, protein MVDAASILHEHHGKQMSVYRGSKKGRQGNVSRNRVSGHARLYKDYFHLTDLVYKEQMFRRRYRMSRDLFMVILWDVRDNDAYFHCKPDATGKLGFTSYQKCSTTIRMHFYGMFGDIFDEYLQMCESTCHESMYRFCRAVNGVWRTVLESPNC, encoded by the coding sequence ATGGTTGATGCGGCCTCCATCCTCCACGAGCACCATGGAAAGCAAATGTCGGTGTACCGGGGCTCGAAGAAGGGCCGCCAGGGCAACGTGTCCCGCAACCGTGTCAGTGGGCATGCCCGTCTTTACAaagactacttccacctcaccgaTCTAGTGTACAAGGAGCAAATGTTCCGGCGCCGCTACCGGATGTCAAGAGACCTTTTCATGGTCATTCTATGGGACGTCAGAGACAACGACGCCTACTTCCATTGCAAGCCCGATGCCACTGGTAAGCTAGGCTTCACCTCTTACCAGAAATGCTCCACAACCATTCGCATGCATTTTTATGGAATGTTTGGTGATATCTTCGACGAGTACCTGCAAATGTGTGAGAGCACCTGCCATGAATCCATGTACCGGTTTTGTCGAGCCGTGAATGGGGTGTGGCGAACTGTACTTGAGAGCCCCAACTGTTGA
- the LOC127315408 gene encoding expansin-A32, translating to MSGSWAPLVVLALLASAGNVAVDGRAPAATVHRNHGRFKAGPWKPAHATFYGGRDGSDTRAGACGYKDTVAEGYGLQTVAVSTALFNGGATCGACYEVRCTDSPGWCKPPAGAPPLIVTATNLCPPNYQQPSDNGGWCNPPREHFDLTMPAFLQIAEEKAGIVPVSYRRVPCAKAGGIRYTITGNKYFNMVTVTNVGGAGDVAGLTVKGNKRVKWTPLKRNWGQVWQTGEDLTGESLTFRVMTGDHRRHTSWHVLPRDWQFGVTYQAPKNF from the coding sequence ATGTCTGGTTCGTGGGCGCCTCTCGTCGTCCTGGCGCTGCTCGCCTCGGCGGGCAATGTCGCCGTGGACGGCAGGGCGCCTGCCGCGACGGTGCACCGCAACCACGGCAGGTTCAAGGCGGGGCCATGGAAGCCGGCGCACGCGACCTTCTACGGCGGCCGCGACGGGTCCGACACGCGCGCCGGGGCGTGCGGGTACAAGGACACGGTGGCGGAGGGGTACGGCCTGCAGACGGTGGCCGTGAGCACGGCGCTGTTCAACGGCGGCGCGACGTGCGGGGCGTGCTACGAGGTGCGGTGCACGGACAGCCCGGGCTGGTGCAAGCCCCCCGCCGGCGCGCCGCCGCTGATCGTGACGGCGACGAACCTGTGCCCGCCAAACTACCAGCAGCCGAGTGACAACGGCGGGTGGTGCAACCCGCCGCGGGAGCATTTCGACCTGACCATGCCGGCGTTCCTACAGatcgccgaggagaaggccgGCATCGTGCCGGTCTCCTACCGGCGGGTGCCCTGCGCGAAGGCCGGCGGGATCCGGTACACGATCACGGGGAACAAGTACTTCAACATGGTGACGGTGACCAacgtgggcggcgccggcgacgTGGCCGGGCTGACGGTGAAGGGGAACAAGCGCGTGAAGTGGACGCCGCTGAAGCGGAACTGGGGCCAGGTGTGGCAGACCGGCGAGGACCTCACCGGCGAGTCGCTGACGTTCCGCGTCATGACCGGCGACCACCGCAGGCACACCTCCTGGCACGTCCTCCCCCGCGACTGGCAGTTCGGGGTCACCTACCAGGCGCCCAAGAACTTCTGA
- the LOC127315407 gene encoding malate dehydrogenase [NADP], chloroplastic, which translates to MDLSSLARPQSLRGVSPGPLGAHAARRRSVQLQLLRPRRPAVRCSVDTAKQQAQGVPSAVAAAAEAEAARKECFGVFCTTYDLQADEKTKSWKKLVNVAVSGAAGMISNHLLFKLASGEVFGQDQPIALKLLGSERSLQALEGVAMELEDSLYPLLREVSIGIDPYVIFEDADWALLIGAKPRGPGVERAALLDINGQIFAEQGKALNAVASRNVKVIVVGNPCNTNALICLKNAPNLSAKNFHALTRLDENRAKCQLALKAGVFYDKVSNMTIWGNHSTTQVPDFLNAKIDGRPVKEVIDDTKWLEEDFTITVQKRGGVLIQKWGRSSAASTAVSIVDAMRSLVTPTPEGDWFSTGVYTTGNPYGIAEDIVFSMPCRSKGDGDYELVKDVIMDDFLWGRIKKSEDELIAEKRCVAHLTGEGNAFCDLPGDTMLPGEM; encoded by the exons ATGGATCTCTCCTCCCTAGCGCGACCGCAATCGCTCCGCGGCGTCTCGCCGGGCCCTCTCGGCGCCCACGCCGCGCGCCGCCGATCCGTCCAGCTCCAGCTCCTCCGCCCGCGCAGGCCCGCCGTGCGCTGCTCCGTCGACACTGCCAA GCAGCAGGCGCAGGGGGTACCCTCTgcggtcgcggcggcggcggaggcggaggccgcgCGCAAGGAATGCTTCGGGGTCTTCTGCACCACCTACGATCTCCAGGCG GATGAAAAGACCAAATCCTGGAAGAAACTAGTGAACGTTGCTGTGTCGGGGGCTGCCGGGATGATATCAAACCATCTGCTTTTCAAA cTTGCCTCTGGTGAGGTTTTTGGACAGGACCAACCAATAGCACTCAAGTTACTGGGCTCGGAAAGATCATTACAGGCACTAGAAG GTGTAGCTATGGAACTGGAGGATTCACTCTATCCATTGTTAAGGGAAGTCAGCATTGGAATAGATCCTTATGTGATCTTCGAAGATGCGGATTGGGCCCTTCTAATTGGCGCGAAACCCAGAGGACCTGGAGTAGAGAGAGCTGCCTTACTTGATATCAATGGTCAAATCTTTGCCGAACAG GGGAAAGCACTAAACGCTGTGGCATCTCGGAATGTGAAAGTCATAGTTGTTGGAAACCCCTGTAACACTAA TGCTTTGATTTGCTTGAAAAATGCTCCCAACCTATCAGCAAAGAACTTTCATGCATTGACAAGGTTGGATGAAAACAGAGCCAAGTGTCAG CTAGCGTTAAAAGCCGGCGTGTTTTATGACAAAGTATCAAATATGACTATCTGGGGGAACCATTCAACAACTCAG GTTCCTGATTTCTTGAATGCCAAAATTGATGGGAGGCCCGTGAAAGAAGTCATCGATGATACAAAGTGGCTAGAAGAAGATTTCACTATAACTGTTCAAAAG CGTGGAGGCGTGCTCATCCAAAAATGGGGCAGATCTTCAGCTGCATCAACCGCTGTTTCTATCGTCGACGCAATGAGGTCTCTTGTGACTCCTACCCCGGAAGGAGATTGGTTCTCTacaggg GTTTATACGACCGGAAATCCTTATGGCATAGCAGAGGACATTGTATTCAGCATGCCATGCAGATCGAAG GGTGATGGTGACTATGAGCTAGTTAAAGATGTGATAATGGACGATTTTCTCTGGGGCCGAATCAAAAAG AGTGAAGATGAACTGATCGCTGAGAAAAGATGTGTTGCCCATCTTACAGGGGAG GGCAATGCATTTTGTGATCTTCCTGGGGATACAATGCTTCCTGGAGAGATGTAG